One genomic segment of Manis pentadactyla isolate mManPen7 chromosome 1, mManPen7.hap1, whole genome shotgun sequence includes these proteins:
- the UBA7 gene encoding LOW QUALITY PROTEIN: ubiquitin-like modifier-activating enzyme 7 (The sequence of the model RefSeq protein was modified relative to this genomic sequence to represent the inferred CDS: inserted 6 bases in 6 codons; deleted 2 bases in 2 codons; substituted 1 base at 1 genomic stop codon), producing the protein PTHRQVQGATALQSGLQGLEAEAAENLVLLGTGSLALHDPHPXCWPDLAAQFLLSEQNLERSKXLVAELSGAVQVCIHTGDVTEDLLLGLAELQGVVLMASGLEEQLKVGALCHKLGICFLVADTWGLVGQFCDSGEXLTVQDPAEAKPLTLPSSKPPLVQGSPSVLTARTEADVHRSCDGDSVTFSGIGDGAQLLCSQPGGEPGKPTSSNSTLSPQPHRALGLVLETGSPSTILEGQQGRGHDAGQEGMWELLRSGVMLTSLVLPQGTGPCARCQPQAFHALHKAQHRHGLPRRPWDPVGGLVRLPPASVYLTDPSVNASGSSPLISRESNTMSRPEVGPLKGPGAGPRDTGYLLTPQSPAGSHTRLVKPQGHQLAPGILRWGCPLGLCLLFCGTGWVHLKDLRGGGAGPVEIHPRRVCRDGGGPGPGPGTPEGDRTSHVLEVGTDTGRPAWEGTGSVWAVSWKLMLQGQWLYLGALHCLPEDGDPLPNPEDCTLVRSWVGVQVLAELKTGVLNRRKSPETLTWKTQGEEERHWHPRSALWEGPPPGPRQSWLQRLLTTRAQTRGRPHPPSRQIPPQMLDVGTQALVQGCTSPLLTLCPAAGRHEAACCTCYLKPQLEADTQGSWARASVFIPQVTEDYRAPASXGHCHPVSTGRHFLSTSECPLQWAWDDFEGLFHLADETITHRHQXATNRGRWEPESSRLSPKLLPVSEGPSLLWQPLLLVQLQDTPLLCVLVAADLYAQMHGLPGSHXQTVFRGRLKFLPLPGPHHLGTPFPIMLVTWSWLGPLLNLVRSLAVAPAPQAATQGPDPVLGLGGRRSMEPAHCLAGPLTLPPSRLGLTLWPLIGALPSLFPTPPQFPGQILSKKPHKPLGLGSSYSSHLGFRTNVLSLAERGTMGRIIPAIATTTVAVVGLLGWELYKALAGNGPQRLTHLAENRFSHWVPRAPAIQKFHHPRWTCWDPRTVPAGRPERSLAWLXAHLQEQHGLRAKMPLHGWALLRLAGWSPAPGRLEVGDFPPPGPIRAPHTYLKLSSAKWRWQMGWGWGAGPVGPPQPAPKGPAASCLLPALPAAPKIVSDVSCLELLLLLLGLLMSHQHPLVHAPSATAHLLHVPHSARMMELAQQVTGQVPEPGRVLLELSCEGEDTAFPPLPRRHEVLN; encoded by the exons CCCACCCACAGGCAGGTTCAGGGGGCCACGGCCCTCCAGTCAGGCCTTCAGGGCCTTGAGGCTGAGGCGGCTGAAAACCTGGTCCTGCTAGGCACGGGCAGCCTCGCCCTGCATGATCCCCATC CCTGCTGGCCCGACCTGGCTGCTCAG TTTCTCCTCTCAGAGCAGAACTTGGAGAGGAGCA GACTGGTAGCTGAGCTCAGCGGAGCTGTCCAGGTGTGCATCCACACCGGGGACGTCACCGAGGACCTGCTGCTGGGCTTGGCAGAACTCCAAGGTG TGGTGCTGATGGCCTCAGGGCTGGAGGAGCAGCTGAAAGTGGGCGCCTTATGCCACAAGCTGGGCATCTGCTTTCTGGTGGCTGACACCTGGGGCCTGGTGGG gcAGTTCTGTGACTCCGGTG GCCTCACTGTGCAGGACCCTGCAGAGGCAAAGCCCCTGACGCTGCCCTCCA GCAAGCCCCCTCTCGTCCAGGGCTCTCCCAGCGTTCTCACTGCGAGAACAGAGGCTGATGTCCACCGCTCCTGTGATGGGGACTCAGTGACTTTCTCGGGCATTGGGGATGGGGCTCAACTGCTGTGCTCCCAGCCTGGCGGAGAGCCGGGGAAGCCCACCTCCTCCAACTCCAcgctcagcccccagccccacagggCCCTCGGCCTTGTCCTGGAGACAGGTTCTCCCTCCACCATCCTCGAGGGGCAGCAAGGTCGGGGGCACGACGCGGGACAGGAGGGCATGTGGGAACTACTCAGGTCCGGCGTCATGCTGACTAGCCTGGTTCTCCCCCAGGGGACAGGACCC TGTGCCcgctgccagcctcaggccttccATGCACTGCACAAGGCCCAGCACCGCCATGGCCTCCCACGGAGGCCCTGGGACCCTGTGGGTGGCCTTGTTCGCCTCCCGCCAGCCTCTGTCTACCTCACAGATCCAAGTGTGAATGCCAGCGGCAGTTCCCCACTCATATCAAGGGAGTCTAACACTATGTCCAGACCAGAGGTCGGGCCCCTGAAAGGGCCAGGTGCAGGGCCCAGGGACACTGGCTACCTCCTGACCCCTCAGAGCCCAGCTGGCAGCCACACCAGGCTGGTGAAGCCTCAGGGGCACCAGCTGGCACCAGGCATCCTCCGATGGGGCTGTCCACTtgggctctgcctcctcttctgtgGAACGGGGTGGGTGCATCTGAAGGACCTGAGGGGAGGTGGAGCTGGGCCTGTGGAGATCCACCCCAGGCGTGTGTGCAGAGACGGCGGTGGGCCGGGCCCAGGCCCCGGGACCCCTGAAGGGGACAGGACAAGCCATG TGCTGGAGGTGGGCACAGACACAGGCAGGCCAGCCTGGGAGGGCACAGGCTCAGTGTGG GCAGTCTCCTGGAAGCTCATGCTCCAGGGCCAGTGGCTTTACTTGGGTGCCCTCCACTGTCTTCCAGAAGATGGGGACCCCCTTCCCAATCCTGAGGACTGCACACTGGTGAGGAGCTGGGTCGGTGTGCAAGTCTTAGCTGAGCTCAAGACTGGGGTCCTAAATAGAAGAAAGAGTCCTGAGACCCTGACCTGGAAAACTCAGGGCGAGGAGGAGAGGCATTGGCACCCCAGGTCTGCGCTCTGGGAGGGGCCGCCGCC AGGCCCAAGGCAGAGCTGGCTGCAGAGGCTGCTCACCACCCGAGCTCAGACTCGGGGGCGACCTCACCCACCTAGCCGCCAGATCCCGCCACAGA TGCTTGATGTGGGGACTCAAGCCCTTGTCCAAGGCTGCACCAGCCCCCTCCTGACCCTCTGCCCTGCTGCAGGGCGCCATGAGGCTGCTTGCTGCACCTGCTATCTGAAGCCACAGCTGGAGGCAGACACGCAGGGCAGCTGGGCCAGGGCTTCAGTGTTCATTCCGCAGGTAACTGAGGACTACAGAGCCCCCGCCT GAGGACACTGCCACCCTGTCAGCACCGGGCGGCACTTCCTCAGCACAAGCGAGTGCCCCTTGCAG TGGGCCTgggatgactttgaggggctcTTCCATCTGGCTGACGAGACCATCACCCACCGCCATCAGT AGGCCACCAACAGGGGGCGCTGGGAGCCAGAGTCCTCACGGCTTAGCCCCAAACTTCTTCCCGTCTCTGAAGGGCCCAGTCTTCTCTGGCAACCCCTGCTCTTGGTCCAGCTGCAGGACACACCCCTCCTCTGTGTGCTGGTGGCTGCTGACCTGTATGCGCAGATGCACGGGCTGCCTGGCTCAC ACCAGACTGTGTTCAGGGGACGACTGAAGTTCCTGCCACTGCCTGGCCCCCACCACCTGGGGACCCCCTTCCCAATCATGCTGGTAACCTGGagctggctcgggcctctgctaaATTTGGTGAGGTCCCTGGCAGTCGCCCCAGCACCCCAGGCTGCCACCCAAGGACCTGACCCTGTCCTCGgcctgggaggcaggaggagcaTGGAGCCAGCTCACTGCCTTGCAGGCCCTCTGACCTTGCCTCCCTCTAGGCTGGGGCTCACGCTCTGGCCCCTCATAGGCgctctcccttctctcttccccaccccaccccagttcCCAGGGCAGATTCTCAGCAAAAAGCCCCACAAACCACTGGGCCTGGGAAGCAGCTA TAGCTCTCATCTGGGGTTCAGAACAAATGTCCTGTCTTTGGCAGAGCGAGGAACCATGGGCCGGATTATCCCAGCCATCGCCACCACTACAGTGGCTGTGGTAGGCCTGCTGGGCTGGGAGCTGTATAAAGCCTTG GCAGGCAATGGCCCTCAGCGCCTGACCCATCTGGCTGAAAACCGCTTTAGCCACTGGGTGCCTCGCGCCCCAGCCATCCAGAAG TTCCATCACCCGAGGTGGACCTGTTGGGACCCCCGGACAGTGCCTGCTGGGCGGCCAGAGAGGAGCCTGGCGTGGC CCGCCCATCTCCAG GAGCAACACGGGCTGAGGGCGAAGATGCCGCTtcatggctgggccctgctccgTTTGGCAGGATGGTCGCCTGCGCCTGGG AGGTTGGAGGTGGGGGACTTTCCCCCTCCTGGCCCCATCCGGGCCCCTCACACCTACCTGAAGCTTTCTTCTGCCAAATGGCGCTGGCaaatgggctgggggtggggtgcagg CCCCGTGGGCCCCCCACAGCCCGCTCCCAAGGGACCTGCCGCTTCCTGCCTCCTGCCAGCCCTGCCTGCCGCTCCTAAAATAGTTTCAGATGTTTCCTGTCTTgagctgctcctgctcctgctgggGCTCCTCATGTCCCACCAGCACCCTCTAGTCCACGCTCCATCTGCCACAGCTCATCTACTCCATGTCCCCCACTCCGCCAGGATGATGGAGCTGGCACAGCAGGTGACAGGCCAGGTGCCAGAGCCCGGGCGCGTGCTCCTGGAGCTCAGCTGTGAGGGCGAGGACACCGCTTTCCCGCCTCT CCCCAGGAGGCACGAGGTGCTCAATTAA
- the CDHR4 gene encoding cadherin-related family member 4 isoform X12, producing the protein MLVEERHICCLPWFVNVSESQGPGTVLESFSFNCSSHVPTLELLHVQPPTTFFNPPSLTRWQGIYVGMVTLSSSARLDALAVNHYELRLRFTCGTHVMEGPLSVDVQRDSGRIQCAGRFASPAGEVIQVPETVQPGAQLYTLLLPGLELRGAQVSITSAQDPAHFPGPFSIDGQGWLRAPPQGLKGQAPKAFQLHIVVTFGQNRSCHGVLRVDVLPVPSSQVSFLEQAQNITIPENLAPGSKVAQVHAQGSDVRYEILSPAPCPLFSIGRDDGVVRSTAPLELAQAPGTAVTRLQVKAYERLRPWASVEQDLTVNVRSVNRWPPRCLPALLVTQIPETTPVGTVLTTFTCTDPDSPGSALDFQLLSHSPPGPASLCLRNRVLEVPSPFPVPLLHAWDKKGGRLRVNATLDCDTPGVCFQHVASILVLDGGQPLMTTEVPVLVTVTPVNEFSPACAPRTFHVREDAGPHTLLGSVVGTDADYPHDSAEYYVSGRPAVFAVDRLSGEVRLLGRLDYELQRWYRLAVLLADHSQDQDPTHRRSGSCTITIEVEVVQPQGLDEGSDSSVLLSRCASVPSVGWLDRVVPSCGKPCSLGPDTRAVAGRGGGTGLGVWKVGDLTAFLQDVNDHAPECEPPLQELIVHAPLGRRMEVTNLSCWVPQEPQRLAFSYSIVAGNSQSRFRLQGAALVHSEATVGPPWPNQPHTQELLIRVADAGPSIPRLSTTATVIVHLVPWRASTEATSTHRATVPSGVTPLLVTDTEAFWQPEPWFVVVLTVTGALLLAALGWLLSRPLQGLAQVIQAPSKPAQCLLPNSTQGTQGSMEGFVAAPRMQMPQQPSSVRSLQHFDGRAQDSREYPLPNHSPPGPTFSPFPTSVSPPTTNPLSDLSLNGVCPQPSSPLSQCLSSTCRTRR; encoded by the exons ATGCTCGTTGAAGAAAGAC ACATCTGCTGCCTGCCCTGGTTCGTAAATGTCTCTGAGAGCCAGGGGCCTGGCACGGTCCTTGAGTCCTTCTCCTTCAACTGCTCATCTCACGTGCCTACCCTGGAGCTGCTCCATGTGCAGCCACCCACCACCTTCTTCAACCCACCCAGCCTGACCAGGTGGCAGGGGATCTATGTGGGCATG GTTACCCTGAGCAGCTCAGCCCGGCTGGATGCCCTAGCAGTGAACCACTATGAGCTGCGGCTGCGGTTCACGTGTGGCACTCATGTGATGGAGGGACCCCTCTCTGTGGATGTGCAGCGGGACTCCGGCCGTATCCAGTGTGCTGGCCGATTTGCCAGCCCAG CTGGCGAAGTCATCCAGGTGCCGGAAACTGTCCAACCTGGCGCCCAGCTATACACTCTGCTGCTCCCAGGCCTGGAACTCCGGGGTGCCCAG GTGAGCATCACCAGTGCCCAGGACCCTGCACACTTCCCCGGACCTTTCTCCATCGATGGGCAGGGTTGGCTGCGGGCACCGCCCCAGGGCCTCAAAGGCCAGGCTCCAAAG GCTTTCCAGCTCCACATCGTGGTGACCTTCGGACAAAACCGGAGCTGTCATGGGGTGCTGAGAGTGGACGTTCTGCCTGTCCCCTCCAGCCAGGTCTCCTTCCT GGAGCAGGCCCAGAACATCACCATCCCTGAGAACCTGGCTCCCGGGAGTAAGGTGGCTCAGGTCCACGCCCAGGGCTCTGACGTGCGCTACGAAATCCTCTCCCCAGCACCGTGCCCGCTCTTCTCCATCGGACGTG ATGATGGTGTGGTCCGGTCCACCGCACCCCTGGAGCTGGCACAGGCCCCAGGTACAGCAGTTACTAGGCTGCAGGTGAAGGCCTATGAGCGACTCCGGCCCTGGGCCAGCGTCGAACAGGACCTCACGGTGAATGTGCGGTCGGTCAACCGCTGGCCTCCACGCTGCCTTCCAGCGCTACTGGT GACACAGATCCCGGAGACCACGCCTGTGGGCACCGTGCTGACCACCTTCACTTGCACTGACCCGGACTCCCCTGGCTCTGCCCTTGACTTCCAGCTGCTGTCCCACAGCCCTCCTGGCCCAGCCAGCCTCTGCCTTCGAAACAGGGTCCTGGAGGTGCCCAGCCCATTCCCAGTCCCCCTGCTGCATGCCTGGGACAAGAAGGGGGGAAGGCTGAGG GTGAATGCCACGCTGGACTGTGACACTCCTGGGGTGTGCTTCCAGCATGTGGCCTCCATCCTGGTCCTCGATGGGGGCCAGCCCCTGATGACCA CTGAGGTGCCAGTGCTGGTGACAGTGACGCCTGTCAACGAGTTCTCCCCAGCCTGTGCTCCACGCACGTTCCATGTTCGGGAGGATGCGGGACCCCACACTCTGCTGGGCTCTGTGGTGGGCACGGACGCGGATTATCCTCATGACAGCGCTGAGTACTACGTCTCCGGCAGGCCCGCTGTCTTTGCTGTGGACCGTCTCAGCG GAGAGGTCCGCCTCCTGGGGCGGTTGGACTACGAGCTGCAGAGGTGGTACAGGCTTGCTGTCCTGCTGGCAGACCACAGCCAAGACCAGGACCCCACCCACCGCCGCTCGGGCTCCTGCACCATTACCATCGAGGTTGAGGTGGTTCAGCCCCAAGGCCTTGATGAGGGCTCAGACTCTAGCGTTCTGCTCTCCcgctgtgcctcagttccctccgTTGGTTGGCTAGACAGGGTGGTGCCTTCCTGTGGAAAGCCTTGCAGCCTGgggcctgacaccagggctgTGGCGGGAAGAGGCGGAGGCACTGGCCTAGGGGTTTGGAAAGTGGGTGACCTGACTGCCTTCCTGCAGGACGTGAATGACCATGCTCCCGAGTGTGAGCCCCCACTCCAGGAGCTCATCGTCCACGCACCCCTGGGCCGTCGTATGGAGGTGACCAACCTGTCATGTTGGGTACCCCAGGAGCCACAACGCCTGGCCTTCTCCTACAGCATCGTGGCGG GGAATAGCCAGAGCCGATTCAGACTGCAAGGAGCTGCCTTGGTGCACAGTGAAGCCACGGTGGGACCCCCCTGGCCAAATCAGCCCCATACTCAGGAGCTCTTGATCCGTGTGGCCGATGCAGGTCCCTCCATACCCCGCCTCAGCACCACAGCCACGGTCATTGTGCATCTAGTCCCCTGGAGGGCCAGCACAGAGGCCACCAGCACCCACAGAGCCACG GTGCCTTCAGGGGTGACACCCCTGCTCGTGACAGATACAGAGGCTTTCTGGCAGCCGGAGCCCTGGTTCGTGGTAGTGCTGACGGTGACGGGCGCCCTTCTCCTCGCGGCTCTGGGCTGGCTCCTCAGCAGGCCCCTCCAGGG GTTGGCCCAGGTGATACAGGCACCAAGCAAACCAGCCCAGTGTCTTCTGCCAAACAG CACCCAGGGAACCCAGGGGTCCATGGAGGGGTTCGTGGCGGCACCAAGGATGCAGATGCCCCAGCAACCCAGCAGCGTCCGAAGCCTG CAGCATTTTGATGGCAGAGCGCAGGATTCCCGTGAGTACCCGCTTCCTAACCATTCTCCACCTGGGCccactttctctccttttcccacTTCAGTATCTCCTCCTACCACCAATCCACTGTCTGATCTTTCCCTGAATGGAGTCTGTCCTCAGCCCTCCTCCCCCCTCAGCCAGTGTTTGTCAAGCACCTGTAGGACCAGGAGATGA
- the INKA1 gene encoding PAK4-inhibitor INKA1 isoform X2 translates to MPGPLLPPARPCPGVRLRHRLRASDALEEDPICCLEEGEEESVVTGDRAVSVGVSREHALDWDSGFSEVSGSTWREEEVPVAQHPTPPAWAPHRQRLSTSGIPLAGGAPVASAPPAHRPRPKSTPDACLEHWQGLEAEDWTAALLSRGRSRQPLVLGDNCFADLVHNWMELPEAAVEGDGGGGPRARARPPQFLLGLSEQLRRQLARARRAAMVGKRLSCPPRPEPELPADISRFAALLSCRSRQPVICSDVASYL, encoded by the coding sequence ATGCCCGGTCCCCTTCTGCCccctgccaggccctgccctggtgtGCGGCTCAGGCACCGGCTCAGGGCCTCGGATGCCCTGGAAGAGGACCCCATCTGCTGcctggaggaaggggaggaagaaagTGTGGTGACCGGAGACAGGGCTGTGTCCGTGGGGGTCTCCAGGGAGCATGCCCTGGACTGGGACTCTGGCTTCTCGGAAGTGTCAGGGAGCACGTGGAGAGAGGAAGAGGTGCCCGTTGCCCAGCACCCAACGCCCCCAGCGTGGGCCCCTCACAGACAGCGCCTCTCAACCAGTGGCATCCCTCTGGCCGGTGGGGCCCCTGTGGCCAGTGCACCACCTGCCCACCGACCACGGCCAAAGTCCACCCCGGATGCCTGCCTGGAGCACTGGCAAGGGCTCGAAGCTGAGGACTGGACAGCAGCCCTGCTGAGCAGAGGTCGCAGTCGCCAGCCCCTGGTGCTGGGGGACAATTGCTTTGCTGACTTGGTGCACAACTGGATGGAGCTGCCCGAGGCAGCCGTTGAGGGGGACGGAGGGGGAGGGCCCCGTGCCCGTGCTCGCCCCCCCCAGTTCTTGCTTGGCCTCTCAGAGCAGCTGCGACGCCAGCTGGCCAGGGCGCGCCGGGCAGCTATGGTGGGAAAGCGGCTGTCATGCCCCCCTCGCCCAGAACCCGAACTGCCTGCGGACATCTCCCGCTTTGCAGCCCTCCTGAGCTGCCGCAGCCGCCAGCCGGTCATCTGCAGTGATGTTGCCAGCTACCTCTGA
- the INKA1 gene encoding PAK4-inhibitor INKA1 isoform X1, which produces MHSGRPGRVLGPLRRELLCGRQSGSPPMPGPLLPPARPCPGVRLRHRLRASDALEEDPICCLEEGEEESVVTGDRAVSVGVSREHALDWDSGFSEVSGSTWREEEVPVAQHPTPPAWAPHRQRLSTSGIPLAGGAPVASAPPAHRPRPKSTPDACLEHWQGLEAEDWTAALLSRGRSRQPLVLGDNCFADLVHNWMELPEAAVEGDGGGGPRARARPPQFLLGLSEQLRRQLARARRAAMVGKRLSCPPRPEPELPADISRFAALLSCRSRQPVICSDVASYL; this is translated from the exons ATGCACAGCGGGCGGCCCGGCCGTGTCCTGGGCCCGCTGCGCCGGGAACTG CTGTGTGGCCGGCAGTCAGGCTCACCCCCGATGCCCGGTCCCCTTCTGCCccctgccaggccctgccctggtgtGCGGCTCAGGCACCGGCTCAGGGCCTCGGATGCCCTGGAAGAGGACCCCATCTGCTGcctggaggaaggggaggaagaaagTGTGGTGACCGGAGACAGGGCTGTGTCCGTGGGGGTCTCCAGGGAGCATGCCCTGGACTGGGACTCTGGCTTCTCGGAAGTGTCAGGGAGCACGTGGAGAGAGGAAGAGGTGCCCGTTGCCCAGCACCCAACGCCCCCAGCGTGGGCCCCTCACAGACAGCGCCTCTCAACCAGTGGCATCCCTCTGGCCGGTGGGGCCCCTGTGGCCAGTGCACCACCTGCCCACCGACCACGGCCAAAGTCCACCCCGGATGCCTGCCTGGAGCACTGGCAAGGGCTCGAAGCTGAGGACTGGACAGCAGCCCTGCTGAGCAGAGGTCGCAGTCGCCAGCCCCTGGTGCTGGGGGACAATTGCTTTGCTGACTTGGTGCACAACTGGATGGAGCTGCCCGAGGCAGCCGTTGAGGGGGACGGAGGGGGAGGGCCCCGTGCCCGTGCTCGCCCCCCCCAGTTCTTGCTTGGCCTCTCAGAGCAGCTGCGACGCCAGCTGGCCAGGGCGCGCCGGGCAGCTATGGTGGGAAAGCGGCTGTCATGCCCCCCTCGCCCAGAACCCGAACTGCCTGCGGACATCTCCCGCTTTGCAGCCCTCCTGAGCTGCCGCAGCCGCCAGCCGGTCATCTGCAGTGATGTTGCCAGCTACCTCTGA